The following proteins are co-located in the Rippkaea orientalis PCC 8801 genome:
- a CDS encoding histidine phosphatase family protein, whose amino-acid sequence MSSSQTVWIARHGNRLDFVNPDWFNTAKRRYDPPLSDDGMIQAQQLGQRLKAENISHIFASPFLRTIQTANEIAEILDLSIKLEAGLAEWHNADWMSEHPQTHPPDYLEEKYPRIDWNYCSRIVPQYPETETTMIERTGAIAQQLIAEFSDNILLVGHGASVLGATWGLVPGNPSINAALCCLVKLVRDSNNWQLELNGDTSHLTVTESQIRLV is encoded by the coding sequence ATGTCTTCGAGTCAAACAGTTTGGATTGCTCGACACGGAAACCGTCTAGATTTCGTTAATCCTGACTGGTTTAATACAGCTAAACGTCGATATGATCCCCCTCTTTCTGATGATGGAATGATTCAAGCGCAGCAACTGGGACAACGGTTGAAAGCTGAAAACATTAGTCATATTTTTGCTTCTCCTTTTTTAAGAACAATTCAAACAGCTAACGAAATTGCAGAAATTCTTGATCTGTCTATTAAACTTGAAGCAGGACTCGCAGAATGGCATAATGCGGACTGGATGAGTGAACATCCCCAAACCCATCCTCCTGACTATTTAGAAGAGAAATATCCCCGTATTGACTGGAATTATTGTTCTCGAATTGTTCCTCAGTATCCTGAAACTGAAACAACGATGATAGAGAGAACTGGAGCCATTGCACAACAATTAATTGCTGAATTTTCCGATAATATCTTATTAGTTGGTCACGGTGCGTCAGTGTTAGGAGCAACTTGGGGATTAGTCCCTGGAAATCCATCGATTAATGCTGCTTTATGTTGTTTAGTCAAATTAGTTAGGGATAGCAATAACTGGCAATTAGAATTAAATGGGGATACGTCCCATTTGACTGTAACAGAAAGTCAAATTCGCTTAGTTTAA